One part of the Capsicum annuum cultivar UCD-10X-F1 unplaced genomic scaffold, UCD10Xv1.1 ctg67665, whole genome shotgun sequence genome encodes these proteins:
- the LOC124893952 gene encoding adenylate kinase isoenzyme 6 homolog — translation MMEAGGNIVDHHGCDFFPERCFDRVVVLQTDNTVLYDRLSRRGYTGQKLTNNIECEIFQILLEEAKESYPEDIVVALGSDSVEDISKNVEMLSNWISSWNPVSIFR, via the exons ATGATGGAAGCAGGTGGAAACATAGTTGATCATCATGGTTGTGATTTCTTTCCTGAACGTTGCTTCGATAGAGTGGTGGTTCTTCAAACCGACAATACTGTCTTGTATGATAGATTAAGTAGAAG GGGCTACACAGGTCAAAAGCTCACCAATAATATTGAATGcgaaatatttcaaattttgctGGAGGAGGCAAAGGAGAGTTATCCAGAGGATATTGTGGTGGCACTTGGAAGTGATTCTGTTGAAGATATAAGCAAAAATGTGGAGATGCTGTCAAATTGGATCAGTAGTTGGAACCCTGTTTCAATTTTTAGATGA